Genomic window (Neurospora crassa OR74A linkage group VI, whole genome shotgun sequence):
TGCCGTCATGGAAAGGAGCTTGACATTATGAATGGCCCAGCAGCATCGAAGTGGGAGGAAGCTGAGAACGTCATTGAGCTTGCTTCGccggatgaggaggacgaagacgacgccgacgccaGCTCGCAGTCAACGGAATCGAAGATCTCCAGCATCGATGAGCGTTACCTGGAAGAAGGCTTTGACGGCTCGATCCTTGACCAACAAATCGATCCGTTTGAGGCCATACCGCCTCCCATGGGAAAAACCACGGTGATACGTGAGCGACAAACGGCACGGCGACGATCGGTCTTCTCTCCCGACGATGACATCTTTGGTGGAGGTTGGCCGCTTACGGAGGGAAGCCCAAAGGCGACGCGACCGCATACCCCCGAGCAATCGACAAGTCCCACCGAAAAATCGGCAATGATCGCGACAGTTATTGAAGCCATGCAACAGCAACGTTCAACGGCGGACGCTGTTAAGCATGTGACCCCAGTTAAGCCTTCAAGTTCGAAGCTGTTTTTCGACACAAACAGCCTTCACGAGCTGGTTAAGCGAGCGGGCCAGCTTCGGGATTCTCTCGCGGAAACTGTTCGGCGGGCAGAATTGCTTACGCAGACTCCCATCAGTACTCCCCGGGTTGAGCCACCGAAACCTCGGCATAACCTTGACGGCAGCCCGGCTTTCACTCGAGTCTTCACGGACCCCTCTGCAAGCCCACAGAGTCCGCAGCGGCGGTTACCCAAGAGCCATAGTACGAATTCGGTCCTAAGGAGGAAATCATCAGTTGATTCTCCACGGTTGCATATGATGACCGTTAGCTAGTGGAGGACACGAAAACGACGGCACGCCCGACGCCCAACGGGATTGAAAACACACTGTATatgtataaataatatatttcgcCACGAACCCATCGACTATGACGGCGCATCATCGTCTTATGTTCGAACCGGCTCTTGAAGTGGGCTGGATCGAGAATATGAGTGGTTAGGGTCTTTTTTGCTATAATAGGCTGAGGCCATCGGATACGAAGATATACTGAAAGCGGGGTTTCGACTGATTAAAGCAAGACATGAGAGGATGCGACAGCAAGGCGGGTCGCACTGCTCTACTGTAATGAGGAGAGAGGAAAAAGCAGGAAAATGTATGGGGACATAATGGCCATGGCATAGCAGGGCGTGCGGCTTATTCATCGTTCTTGTTTTCTTGCATGGCGGGATCTTCCTtgagcatcagcagcacTTCCTTATACCATTTGCATTGCTTCTGGGTTAGGTTGTGAAATGGGGaatggagggagggaaaacAAATAAAAACGAACACACGGGGGTGGAGCAAGCGGAAGCATACCCTACGCACAGCATGGCAAAAAAAAGCCATCAACAGCAATGATCAAGTCATGAAATAGCCTCATGAACGGGTTGATCATTCTtctagttaaattaatatgtCAATGTCTATCTACAACTTTCATATTCTGATTCCGTATATGTTGGGGAGCATTCCGTGCTTGTCCAGCTCCATCCTTCTTTTGTCTCTGTCCCCTCAACTTTGTTTACATGTACACCTGACTGACAAGAAGATGGGGAAATGAAGGTCATCATCCCTGCCATCATAGGCGACAGCGAAATGTTGCATGGCTGCTGCAATGCAGTGGACCTACATATTTCTAGTGTACTGCTCAATGTAAGGTACAAGTAACGAGCGATCCTTTCGTTATTTGGGTGAATGAGATCTCCTTTTTCCCAATCCCAACTTCCGGTGTTTTGTTCGATAAATGATATGCGACCAGGTTCAGGAGAGCGGGCTCATCCTTCCCTTCTGCGGGCAGTTGGCAATCAAGGTACACTACTACCCCAAATTGCCAATCAGCAGGCCCATACAGTACCCCGTACACTACCGTAAGCTACGAAGCTTGAAGCGTGCCGAGATGGAGGGGTAGCTTGCTTCCCTTGTTCCTTTGTAAGTGGAAGTCATGGATGGCATCAACTATACTAGTGTATAATGCCGCGTCGAATTGAGGAGTTTCCATCTATGTGTCTGTTTTTCCCTGATCTCCAGCTAGGTAATTTGCAGGTCGGGCTCAACAATGGATGTGAATGTAGCCCCCTACGAGTCGCGATGCTGTTCCTGATCTCCCAAGTCTGGCCGGGCCAGTGACCGAGTCGTGCCCAAAACCAACAGCCAAATCCAATTGGAGGTTGCGACAGTTCGACAGCGGTCTCGAGCTGGCGACTTACCCCACATTGGCAGGAGCATGTGGGACCCGCCGCCCGGCTGGTTTTGCCTGCCAACTCTGCCAGCCAACCAGAAGCAGACTAGCGCGTCGCGCTGGCCCCGAGAGACAGCTGGGGGAGGTTTGTCTTTGGCGGTTTTTGGAGGTCAACGCGTGAGGAACCGAGCCAGAGTGCAGGGACCACCCAAACCGAGTCGACAGGGGGCCTTCCACCCTTCCAAAAGTTTGACAGTGCCTGATGTCCCCACTTTGGCAAGCGCCCCGGcaacccagcagcagcccggcgagcggcggcggcggtgaacGAGAAGCTGGTGCTGGCCGGCTGTGGCCCGCTCATTTCTTGCACCAAAAATCAACAAATCTCCCTTTCCACTCCCAAGACTTCCCAGTCTCCCCTAGGCCAGACATCAAACCTCTCCACTTTCACCGACctccgtcgtcttcgtctatCCGCGTCGGCTTTATCACCACTTCCATCTTTTTGCTCTTCCATCTTTCTGCCTTCAACCTCCACATAGACCCGTGTtcgtcatcaccaaaccGTCAAGATGCGTGAAATTGTAAGTCTCCCTCTGATGCCTACTGTGCCGCGCACGCAGAGCaatccctcttttttttctctttccctcccaAGAGACCCCTGATTGCTCTACCCCACCAAACTGCCTCGTCCCCTTCTGTGCCTCTACCTACTGCTGCCCGACTCATTATGATCCTGCTCGCTTTCTCGCCATCGCGGACTGCCATCTATCGCGAGTATTATGGACATCGACGCTGACACGATTTCTTCACGTGCTATAGGTTCATCTCCAAACCGGCCAATGCGTAAGTCGATGATGGCTTCCACCCCCGTCGcgatccaacaacaacagcaggaCTAACACAACAGCCACGATCAGGGTAACCAAATCGGTGCTGCTTTCTGGtacgtcgtcatcatcgcgAACAACCACACCTTTGAGCGAGGGAGCCCGACGCTGACAGAATAAACAGGCAGACTATCTCCGGCGAGCACGGCCTCGATGCCTCCGGTGTGTACGTAACCTCGTGCCCAATAACCATATCTGGTGATGGCCTCGAAAGCTCACCGCCCACTACAGGTACAATGGCACCTCTGAGCTCCAGCTCGAGCGCATGAACGTCTACTTCAACGAGGTGAGCAACAACCGGTCTCGACGATCTCCCCCTCCTCGAGAATTCGCTCGCTAACTAGCTTCGCGCTTGACAGGCTTCCGGCAACAAGTATGTCCCTCGTGCCGTCCTCGTCGATCTCGAGCCCGGTACCATGGACGCCGTTCGCGCCGGTCCCTTCGGCCAGCTCTTCCGCCCCGATAACTTCGTCTTCGGCCAGTCCGGTGCTGGCAACAACTGGGCCAAGGGTCACTACACTGAGGGTGCTGAGCTTGTTGACCAGGTTCTCGATGTCGTCCGTCGCGAGGCTGAGGGCTGCGACTGCCTCCAGGGCTTCCAGATCACCCACTCCCTCGGTGGTGGTACCGGTGCCGGTATGGGTACCCTCCTTATCTCCAAGATTCGTGAGGAGTTCCCCGACCGCATGATGGCTACCTTCTCCGTCGTGCCCTCCCCCAAGGTCTCCGATACCGTTGTCGAGCCCTACAACGCCACCCTCTCCGTCCATCAGCTCGTTGAGAACTCCGACGAGACCTTCTGCATTGACAACGAGGCGCTTTACGACATTTGCATGAGGACCCTCAAGCTCTCCAACCCCTCTTACGGCGATCTTAACCACCTCGTCTCCGCCGTCATGTCCGGTGTCACCGTCTCCCTCCGTTTCCCCGGCCAGCTGAACTCCGATCTCCGCAAGCTCGCCGTCAACATGGTTCCCTTCCCCCGTCTCCACTTCTTCATGGTCGGCTTCGCTCCCCTTACCAGCCGCGGCGCCCACCACTTCCGTGCCGTCTCCGTGCCCGAGTTGACCCAGCAGATGTTCGACCCCAAGAACATGATGGCTGCTTCTGACTTCCGCAACGGTCGTTACCTCACCTGCTCTGCCATCTTGTAAGTTGCTGATCATGGAATGCTGCTTTTGACCACTAATACTGACGAATCAAACAGCCGTGGCAAGGTCTCCatgaaggaggttgaggaccAGATGCGCAACGTTCAGAACAAGAACTCTTCCTACTTCGTCGAGTGGATCCCCAACAACGTCCAGACTGCCCTCTGCTCTATCCCTCCCCGCGGTCTCAAGATGTCCTCCACCTTCGTCGGTAACTCCACCGCCATCCAGGAGCTCTTCAAGCGTATCGGCGAGCAGTTCACTGCCATGTTCAGGCGCAAGGCTTTCTTGCATTGGTACACTGGTGAGGGTATGGACGAGATGGAGTTCACTGAGGCTGAGTCCAACATGAACGATCTCGTCTCCGAGTACCAGCAGTACCAGGATGCTGGtgttgacgaggaggaggaggagtacgaggaggaggccccCCTTGAGGGCGAGGAGTAAATCATTCCACTCAACATTCAGGCTCCTCTGCGCACGTAAAGTGCCAAAGGCAATACCCTGCTCGGTGGAATGCCGCCGGGCTTGTCGATTTTACGCACATATGCGCATTCTTGACTTGAAGCGGAGGAGTTCTTCGTTGCGGGTTACAGtgttttaataaaagaatgGTCAAATCAAACTGCTAGATATACCTGTCAGACACTCTAGTTGTTGACCCCTATACTCTTAATACATCAGACAGTACATGCATGTtgcatgatgatgataatgtcTGTTTAGATTCCAAGTGTCTACTGCTGGCCAAGCTTTCTCTCTACGCACTCTGTAACTATGGGAGCGTGAGATGTATCAAGAGTCCTTAGTTTTGGGGGACTATGTCTGTGTTGTGCGGTATACTTGTAACTAGCTTGCGGAAGATGCGACAGATCTACGTAGATCAGGGATTATCATAATTATCCCTGACATAATAGCTGTTACGCGGCAGCGGCGAAAAGGCAGTCGGTGACTTTTAGATACTCAAATGTTCGCCCACTTTTTCATGTGCGTTGAGTCATGTAATGTAACCAAGGAAGGGCGAGAACCAGACATGGTCAACAGAGTCAGTGATAAGATTCCCAGCTTCTCGCAGTGAGTATTTTGCAAGACCGAAAGCCACAACAGAACACCAAGTCCAAGTGAACTGTCTTACAAGCCCATTATGGAAAGTCTCCATTTACCCAACTGCCTAGGTAGTACTGAGCACTTGACTTCAGATAGGATGTGGAAAGCGCAGTTAGGTGTGAAAGTTCAACTGACTGCTGTGATAGGTAGAATGGTCGGGCAATTGAGGGATTCTATAGTGTTTGGTGGGTATACGCAGTCAAAACTCATGTCAAGGAGAATAATCAGTATCCAAGAACAGAATAATGGATGGATCAGACAACGAAGATAGGAAAATAAGACCTGCCTCAAGGGAATGGGAATGTTTGCTGTTGTCTTATGGTGCAAGGGTTTCAAATTATTATAACAAATCAAGGACCGGTAGCTCAGGGGTAGAGCGTTCGGCTGCAGTCCGAACGGTCACGCGTTCAAATCGCGTTCAGTCCTCAaatttttttccctttttttccttcccctttttgaGTTACATCTTGTTTTGTTCCTCCTCTGTGGTCTTGCCTTTTTACATTTACTCTATTGGTGGAAAGGGTAATTCCTAGATTGGAATATTTGGATCAAATTGGAAGGAGTGGCCGAAGTGTCCCTGCCCGCAACTTCATGTTCATGACTGTACTGGCAGGAAGTATCAAAAAACCCACACGTGAAGTTTTGAGTTCACGAGGAATGGAAGTTGCCCCTGCGCAATTTCAGTTAGGATGAGCCAGGGAAGCTCGGAAAATGCCTTCTGTTCTCTTTTGAGGCAGCATGTAACTCAACTCCCGCTCCGAAGTAAGAGAAAGGAGCACTCGACAACTTCCTGCACTCGGGCTGAAATCCGTAAGTGGTCAGAATAGCGGGCATAACTTCCTTTGTTTTCATCCGTCCGTGTATTTTTCTCCCACTTCCTTCTTTGCTTccattttcccttcctttgGGAACATCACCATGTTTCCTATTCTTACCTGTGACCCTCGCTGGGTCAAATCATCAGTTCTGATAGCATGTAATGCCTAGGTATATAGATCTCCATCCGATCTTCCAAAAAGAACACGTCGGTGAACGTCTGAAGCGAGCAAGTGAAAGATTACCCAGTGAGCTTTGTTGGTTTCCATGGCGGGCGACTGTCAGTGCATGCCTGACGAACCTTTTTCAACTTTGGAATGGAGTCAATTTGCGGGCCTAAGATGAAGTTATGACCaatgcctacctctacgtaagCAGGGTATGTCACCAACGCCATAGTGACTTGGTATGGGATGGAAAAATCTACAGCCATCATGCCATGACATTGGATGCGTACCACTTGCTCCCAACTGATGGCTCGCTAATGTACTGGCCAGATACTCCTCTGAAAATGGCTTAGGCTTCCGACTGtgggatgatgaggaaagTGTATACCCCAGTCGTGGTGTTGATTGTATTgtgatgaaaaaaaaatcttgACTTCTGATTCCCTTGAATGATGGTACATCCTGAAGCGAGTTGCTGACAGTTAATAATTATGTCTACCTAGGGTACTTAATAAAACACATCACCAGTCTCCCCTGACTAGATTATCAGTGCTCAAGCCGCTGAAGGCTGTAAATTGGGACAATTATAGTCTCTTGGAATCCCCCAAGGAATAACTATCCAATGTCACATCGGGTTTAAAGGGAAGGTAAAGTCACGCTTCACGCTAACACCGAGTCAAGGTCATGATAGTGATCCTCGAAGACTGTTCATAGAGGGGAAAGCCAGTCAAAACCGTTGACTATATGTCAAAGATGCGGACGAAAGAATCGAACTGATGGAGGATTTCGAATGGTTCTCTGTCTTGTTTCATCGTTTCATCGCGCAAGCAACTGCGCTTTGCTAGCTGTAGACACTTCGATGCGTTCATGATCCACATCCCTCCTCCCGTTTTTCCCTAGTAtatttgttgttgttgatttttACCAaactttctttttccatAACCTCTCTTCTCGATATTACCTGGTGTTATACACTTGGAATTGAATTGCGCTTCCTGCATCTAAGTTCTCTTACTACAATAGGGCTGAACAGCGTGGGCATGGAGGGGGTAATAGAGCTCTAGCCTCTCCTGTCAATTCCCCCTTTTCATGAATCCGTCGCAAAGTAAACAATGGTTGTTGTGCGCGGGTGCTAAGCGAGTCACTGAAAGGGGACACAAAAGTCAACATAGCCTCGGCTGCAGGGACTTTGCCTTGTTGCAGAAGTCTTGTTGATAACGAGAAGACTTTTAATAGCCATACTCGGGAGTTAGCACCGGAAAAGGGAACGGGAAAGGAGGGAACCGTTAAGGGAAAGCTGACCGACCTCAGTATCTCTCCGAGTCCTGAACCAATCCACTCCAAATGTCGGACGGAATC
Coding sequences:
- the Bml gene encoding tubulin beta chain; the protein is MREIVHLQTGQCGNQIGAAFWQTISGEHGLDASGVYNGTSELQLERMNVYFNEASGNKYVPRAVLVDLEPGTMDAVRAGPFGQLFRPDNFVFGQSGAGNNWAKGHYTEGAELVDQVLDVVRREAEGCDCLQGFQITHSLGGGTGAGMGTLLISKIREEFPDRMMATFSVVPSPKVSDTVVEPYNATLSVHQLVENSDETFCIDNEALYDICMRTLKLSNPSYGDLNHLVSAVMSGVTVSLRFPGQLNSDLRKLAVNMVPFPRLHFFMVGFAPLTSRGAHHFRAVSVPELTQQMFDPKNMMAASDFRNGRYLTCSAIFRGKVSMKEVEDQMRNVQNKNSSYFVEWIPNNVQTALCSIPPRGLKMSSTFVGNSTAIQELFKRIGEQFTAMFRRKAFLHWYTGEGMDEMEFTEAESNMNDLVSEYQQYQDAGVDEEEEEYEEEAPLEGEE